A part of Roseitalea porphyridii genomic DNA contains:
- a CDS encoding ArsR/SmtB family transcription factor, with translation MNIDELEPHIAEAARLMEMLSQPVRLRILCALSEKQWSVVKLAEAVNLSQPAMSHHLRKLREAGLVKTERDAQTIYYSLNGREVTEVLAVLHDLYCPHGIEAAADDQAASTATETAG, from the coding sequence ATGAATATCGACGAACTCGAACCGCACATCGCCGAGGCGGCGAGGCTGATGGAGATGCTGTCGCAGCCGGTGCGGTTGCGCATCCTGTGCGCACTGTCCGAGAAGCAATGGAGCGTGGTCAAGCTGGCCGAGGCGGTGAACCTGTCGCAGCCGGCCATGTCGCACCATCTGCGCAAGCTGCGCGAGGCGGGCCTCGTGAAGACCGAGCGCGACGCGCAGACCATCTACTATTCGCTGAACGGCCGGGAAGTGACCGAGGTGCTCGCGGTGCTGCACGATCTATACTGCCCGCACGGCATCGAGGCGGCGGCTGACGATCAGGCCGCGTCCACGGCAACCGAGACGGCGGGCTGA
- a CDS encoding YeeE/YedE family protein, translating to MGVRDTMATEFTPFLSLAGGILIGLAATLLMALHGRIAGMTGILGGVLPPFADDWQWRAAFLAGAIAAPAAFLVAGGTIPFAVPVPVWAMVVGGLIVGIGVHFGAGCTSGHGVCGMARLSPRSIVATITFMITTGITVYVARHLLSIGVA from the coding sequence TTGGGAGTACGAGACACGATGGCGACCGAATTCACGCCTTTCCTGTCGCTCGCGGGCGGCATCCTGATCGGCCTTGCTGCCACCTTGCTGATGGCCCTGCATGGCCGCATCGCCGGCATGACGGGCATTCTCGGCGGCGTGCTGCCGCCCTTTGCCGATGACTGGCAGTGGCGCGCGGCCTTCCTTGCCGGCGCGATCGCCGCCCCTGCGGCCTTTCTGGTCGCAGGCGGCACCATTCCGTTCGCCGTGCCGGTGCCCGTCTGGGCTATGGTCGTCGGCGGCCTGATCGTCGGCATCGGCGTTCATTTCGGTGCGGGCTGCACCTCCGGCCACGGCGTGTGCGGCATGGCCCGCCTGTCGCCGCGCTCGATCGTCGCCACGATCACCTTCATGATCACGACGGGCATCACCGTCTATGTCGCCCGCCACCTGCTTTCGATCGGAGTTGCCTGA
- a CDS encoding DUF6691 family protein — MRIVSALIIGAIFGLGIAISGMANPAKVINFFDVAGTWDPSLIFVMGGALVTTAIGYRVVFGTRAQPLFAASYSLPTRTDLDARLIGGSALFGVGWGISGFCPGGAIPALGLGEPAVPIFIVSMATGIVLARTVLTRTLTRTASA, encoded by the coding sequence ATGCGCATCGTTTCAGCCCTCATCATCGGCGCCATCTTCGGCTTGGGCATCGCCATCTCCGGCATGGCCAACCCGGCCAAGGTGATCAACTTCTTCGACGTCGCCGGCACCTGGGACCCGAGCCTGATCTTCGTGATGGGCGGCGCCCTCGTGACCACCGCCATCGGCTACCGGGTGGTGTTCGGCACGCGCGCGCAGCCGCTTTTTGCGGCGAGCTATTCGCTCCCCACCCGCACCGATCTTGACGCACGCCTGATCGGAGGCTCGGCCCTGTTCGGCGTCGGCTGGGGCATCTCGGGCTTCTGCCCGGGCGGCGCCATTCCCGCGCTCGGCCTCGGCGAACCGGCCGTGCCGATCTTCATTGTGTCCATGGCGACCGGCATCGTGCTGGCCCGCACCGTGCTGACCAGAACCCTCACCAGGACGGCCTCCGCCTGA
- a CDS encoding MBL fold metallo-hydrolase yields MTLPFTPQTDVKPEIEAFFDPQTNTISYVVKDPGSNACAIVDSVLDIDYAAGRLSYESADAIIDYVKRNELVVEWIIETHVHADHLSAAPYLQEKLGGKTGIGEKITIVQDTFGKVFNEGTEFQRDGSQFDRLFKDGDSYTVGAMTAHVIATPGHTPACQTHVIGDAAFVGDTLFMPDGGSARADFPGGDAGTLYDSIQRVLSLPDETRLFMCHDYGPNGRDIKWETTVGDEKTHNIHVGGGKGKDEFVKMRTERDATLDMPKLIIPSLQVNMRAGEVPCDQDGNPTLKVPLNKL; encoded by the coding sequence ATGACCCTTCCCTTCACACCCCAGACCGACGTCAAGCCCGAGATCGAAGCCTTCTTCGATCCGCAGACCAACACGATCTCCTATGTCGTCAAGGATCCCGGCTCCAACGCCTGCGCCATCGTCGATTCGGTGCTCGACATCGACTACGCCGCCGGCCGGCTGTCCTACGAGAGCGCCGACGCGATCATCGATTACGTCAAGCGCAACGAACTTGTCGTCGAATGGATCATCGAGACCCACGTCCACGCCGACCATCTGTCCGCCGCCCCCTATCTTCAGGAAAAGCTCGGCGGAAAGACCGGCATCGGCGAGAAGATCACCATCGTGCAGGACACGTTCGGCAAGGTGTTCAACGAGGGCACCGAGTTCCAGCGCGACGGCAGCCAGTTCGACCGTCTGTTCAAGGACGGCGACAGCTACACGGTCGGCGCGATGACCGCCCATGTGATCGCCACGCCCGGCCACACCCCGGCCTGCCAGACCCATGTGATCGGCGATGCCGCCTTCGTCGGCGACACGCTGTTCATGCCCGACGGCGGCTCGGCCCGGGCCGACTTCCCCGGCGGCGATGCCGGCACGCTGTACGATTCGATCCAGCGCGTGCTGTCGCTGCCCGACGAGACGCGCCTGTTCATGTGCCACGACTACGGCCCGAACGGACGCGACATCAAATGGGAGACCACGGTCGGCGACGAGAAGACCCACAACATCCATGTGGGCGGCGGCAAGGGCAAGGACGAGTTCGTCAAGATGCGCACCGAGCGCGATGCGACGCTCGACATGCCCAAGCTGATCATCCCCTCGCTTCAGGTGAACATGCGCGCCGGCGAGGTGCCGTGCGACCAGGACGGCAACCCCACCCTCAAGGTCCCGCTCAACAAGCTCTGA
- a CDS encoding SulP family inorganic anion transporter: MAGPSLSVKRYFPVLDWGRGYNGETLTGDLVAAVIVTIMLIPQSLAYALLAGLPPEAGLYASIAPIVLYALFGTSRALAVGPVAVVSLMTAAAIGKVAEPGSSDYIIAALTLALMSGALLVAMGLFRLGFVANFLSHPVIAGFITASGILIAASQLKHILGVDAHGHTLPVILGSLVSDLGAINWLTVLIGISATAFLFWVRGGLKPLLVRIGILDRLAGHLARTGPVFAVAVTTLAAWWYDLGEAGVKLVGDVPRGLPPLTQPSFSPDLWLALAGPAVLISIIGFVESVSVAQTLAAKRRQRIDPDQELIGLGMANIGAGFTGGYPVTGGFARSVVNFDAGAQTPAAGAFTAIGLAAASLTITPLIAFLPQATLAATIIVAVLSLVNFSIFRDAWTYSKADFVAVTATVAVTLIVGVEAGVTAGVLLSVLIHLYKTSKPHMAVIGQVPGTEHYRNVLRHEVITDPHVLQLRVDESLYFANARYLEDRIYAMVADHPELEHVVLACPAVNAIDMSALESLEAINARLEALGVKFHLTEVKGPVMDRLKRSHFLDDLTGQVFLSQHQAMRTLGGAQQGARAAE; encoded by the coding sequence ATGGCCGGGCCGTCCCTTTCGGTGAAGCGCTATTTCCCCGTGCTCGATTGGGGTCGCGGCTATAATGGCGAGACACTGACCGGCGACCTAGTCGCCGCGGTAATCGTCACGATCATGCTGATCCCGCAGTCGCTCGCCTATGCGCTGCTCGCCGGCCTGCCGCCCGAGGCGGGCCTTTACGCCTCGATCGCGCCGATCGTCCTTTACGCGCTGTTCGGCACATCCCGCGCGCTCGCCGTCGGACCGGTCGCCGTGGTCTCGCTGATGACGGCGGCGGCCATCGGCAAGGTCGCCGAACCGGGCAGTTCGGACTACATCATCGCCGCGCTGACGCTGGCCCTGATGTCGGGCGCGCTTCTCGTCGCGATGGGCCTGTTCCGGCTCGGCTTCGTCGCCAACTTCCTGTCGCACCCGGTGATCGCCGGCTTCATCACCGCCTCGGGCATCCTGATCGCGGCGAGCCAGCTCAAGCACATTCTCGGTGTCGACGCGCACGGCCACACCCTGCCGGTGATCCTGGGCAGCCTGGTGTCGGACCTCGGCGCCATCAACTGGCTGACCGTGCTGATCGGTATCAGTGCCACCGCCTTCCTGTTCTGGGTGCGCGGCGGTCTGAAACCGCTTCTTGTCCGCATCGGCATCCTCGACCGGCTGGCCGGCCATCTGGCGCGCACCGGCCCCGTCTTCGCCGTCGCGGTGACGACGCTCGCAGCCTGGTGGTACGATCTCGGCGAGGCGGGCGTGAAGCTGGTCGGCGACGTGCCGCGCGGCCTGCCGCCGCTGACCCAGCCGTCCTTCTCGCCGGATTTGTGGCTGGCGCTCGCCGGCCCGGCGGTGCTGATCTCGATCATCGGTTTTGTCGAATCGGTCTCGGTCGCCCAGACGCTGGCCGCCAAGCGGCGCCAGCGCATCGATCCCGACCAGGAACTGATCGGCCTGGGCATGGCCAATATCGGCGCCGGCTTCACCGGCGGCTATCCGGTCACCGGCGGCTTCGCGCGCTCGGTCGTCAATTTCGACGCCGGCGCGCAGACCCCGGCCGCCGGCGCCTTCACCGCGATCGGCCTTGCCGCCGCCTCGCTGACCATCACCCCGCTCATCGCATTCCTGCCGCAGGCGACGCTGGCCGCGACCATCATCGTCGCCGTGCTGAGCCTTGTGAACTTTTCGATCTTCCGGGACGCCTGGACCTATTCGAAGGCCGACTTCGTCGCCGTCACCGCCACGGTCGCTGTCACGCTGATCGTCGGCGTCGAGGCGGGCGTGACCGCCGGCGTGCTGCTGTCGGTGCTGATCCACCTCTACAAGACGTCAAAGCCGCACATGGCGGTGATCGGCCAGGTGCCGGGCACCGAGCACTATCGCAACGTTCTGCGCCACGAGGTGATCACCGACCCGCACGTGCTGCAGTTGCGCGTCGACGAGAGCCTTTACTTCGCCAACGCCCGCTATCTGGAAGATCGCATCTACGCGATGGTCGCCGACCATCCCGAACTCGAGCACGTCGTGCTCGCCTGTCCGGCCGTCAACGCCATCGACATGAGCGCCCTCGAATCGCTCGAGGCGATCAACGCCCGGCTCGAGGCGCTGGGGGTCAAGTTCCACCTCACCGAGGTCAAGGGCCCGGTGATGGACCGGCTCAAGCGCAGCCATTTCCTCGACGATCTGACCGGTCAGGTGTTCCTCAGCCAGCATCAGGCGATGCGCACGCTCGGCGGCGCGCAGCAGGGCGCCCGCGCCGCCGAATAA
- a CDS encoding class I SAM-dependent DNA methyltransferase produces MSKRHRIKFDRKEERDLAQDEAYFYVVEDGDERRIRFHDYDEIYKRNGLYEQLFYERLQCSSPTKVAEILKRTLDAGEQSTLELRVLDLGAGNGMMGEALRAHGVSRMVGADIIEEAREAAHRDRPGAYDEYYVADFTALDAGMKAELESWSFNCLTLVAALGFADIPVEAFREAINFVQDDGWIAFNIKETFLDDSDRSGFSRFIRELIFSEYLDLHHLERYRHRLSMEGEPLFYFALVARKTADIPEDFMAARPTR; encoded by the coding sequence ATGAGTAAACGACATAGAATCAAGTTCGACAGAAAAGAAGAAAGAGACCTCGCGCAGGACGAAGCCTATTTCTATGTCGTCGAAGACGGCGACGAGCGAAGGATAAGGTTTCACGACTATGATGAAATCTACAAGAGGAACGGCCTGTACGAGCAACTTTTCTATGAGCGGCTGCAGTGCTCCTCGCCGACCAAGGTGGCCGAGATCCTCAAGCGGACGCTCGATGCGGGCGAGCAGTCGACGCTGGAGCTGCGGGTGCTCGATCTGGGCGCCGGAAACGGCATGATGGGCGAGGCGCTGCGCGCCCACGGCGTGTCGCGCATGGTCGGCGCGGACATCATCGAGGAGGCGCGCGAGGCGGCGCATCGGGACCGGCCGGGCGCCTATGACGAATATTATGTGGCCGACTTCACCGCGCTGGACGCGGGCATGAAGGCCGAACTGGAAAGCTGGTCGTTCAACTGCCTGACGCTCGTTGCCGCGCTCGGCTTCGCCGACATTCCGGTCGAGGCTTTTCGTGAAGCGATCAATTTCGTGCAGGACGATGGATGGATCGCCTTCAACATCAAGGAGACGTTCCTGGACGACAGCGACCGGTCGGGCTTTTCGCGCTTCATTCGCGAACTGATCTTCTCGGAATATCTCGACCTGCATCACCTCGAGCGCTACCGGCATCGCCTCTCGATGGAGGGCGAGCCGCTGTTCTATTTCGCGCTGGTGGCGCGCAAGACGGCGGACATCCCCGAGGACTTCATGGCGGCGCGGCCGACGCGCTGA
- a CDS encoding TetR/AcrR family transcriptional regulator, with translation MSAAPDTRSAPRKRGDGRREALAQAAAECFWKNGYAGTSLAQVAAAAGVPLGNVYYYHKTKADLAMAVADLFVGQTEALVEDVAAETADPRGRLKALVGRLKASQASRLAHGCPIAGASRDFRAEAPQAARRAADSFTVLTGFVAAELGRTGLRPSLALARARAFVCEWQGGIALGHALGEAPVLAEAFMRMERHIAQG, from the coding sequence GTGAGCGCGGCGCCCGACACGCGGTCCGCACCGCGCAAGCGCGGCGACGGCCGGCGCGAGGCGCTCGCGCAGGCGGCCGCCGAATGCTTCTGGAAGAACGGCTATGCCGGCACCTCGCTGGCGCAGGTGGCCGCGGCGGCGGGCGTGCCGCTCGGCAATGTCTACTACTACCACAAGACCAAGGCCGATCTCGCCATGGCGGTGGCCGACCTTTTCGTCGGCCAGACCGAAGCGCTGGTCGAGGACGTGGCCGCCGAAACGGCCGACCCGCGGGGCCGCCTCAAGGCGCTGGTCGGCCGCCTCAAGGCCTCGCAGGCGTCCCGGCTCGCCCATGGTTGCCCGATCGCCGGTGCGAGCCGCGACTTCCGCGCCGAAGCGCCGCAGGCGGCACGGCGCGCGGCGGACAGCTTCACCGTCCTGACCGGCTTCGTCGCCGCCGAACTCGGCCGCACCGGTCTTCGCCCGTCACTGGCGCTGGCGCGCGCCCGGGCGTTCGTATGCGAATGGCAGGGCGGCATTGCGCTCGGCCATGCGCTCGGCGAAGCGCCGGTTCTGGCCGAAGCGTTCATGCGCATGGAGCGCCATATCGCGCAGGGCTGA
- a CDS encoding Trm112 family protein, translated as MDTAMLDLLVCPLTKKPLHYDAEANELVSDAAGLAYPVRGGVPILLPSEARPLRDEPVPGAGR; from the coding sequence ATGGATACGGCCATGCTCGATCTTCTGGTCTGCCCGCTGACCAAGAAACCGCTGCACTACGATGCCGAGGCCAACGAACTGGTCTCCGACGCCGCCGGGCTCGCCTATCCGGTTCGCGGCGGCGTGCCGATCCTTCTGCCGTCGGAGGCGCGCCCGCTGCGCGACGAGCCGGTGCCGGGGGCCGGCCGGTGA
- a CDS encoding LON peptidase substrate-binding domain-containing protein, which produces MQAGNAIYRDLDDVPAVVPVFPLSGALLLPGSQLPLNLFEPRYLAMFDTALKASRVIGMVQPAFSGDVGRPDKPNLCKIGCLGRITAHSETGDGRYLITLEGICRFRIIEELDVTTPFRQARIAPFVSDLADEDEGGDVNREELLEAFRAYLEANQLEADWSSVNKANNASLVNALSVMSPYGPAEKQALLEAPDLKSRAETLVAITEMSLARDNDDYARTLQ; this is translated from the coding sequence ATGCAGGCTGGAAACGCCATATATCGCGATCTCGACGATGTGCCGGCGGTGGTGCCGGTCTTTCCGCTGTCGGGTGCGCTGCTGCTGCCGGGCAGCCAGCTTCCGCTCAACCTTTTCGAGCCACGCTATCTGGCGATGTTCGACACGGCCCTTAAGGCGAGCCGGGTGATCGGCATGGTGCAGCCCGCCTTCAGCGGCGATGTCGGCCGTCCCGACAAGCCCAACCTTTGCAAGATCGGGTGCCTTGGCCGGATCACCGCGCACAGCGAGACCGGCGACGGGCGCTACCTGATCACGCTCGAGGGCATCTGCCGCTTCCGGATCATCGAGGAACTGGACGTGACCACGCCCTTCCGGCAGGCGCGGATCGCCCCGTTCGTTTCCGACCTCGCCGATGAGGACGAGGGCGGCGACGTCAATCGCGAGGAGCTGCTGGAAGCCTTCCGCGCCTATCTGGAGGCCAACCAGCTCGAGGCCGACTGGTCGAGCGTCAACAAGGCCAACAACGCCTCGCTCGTCAATGCGCTGTCGGTCATGTCGCCGTACGGCCCGGCCGAAAAGCAGGCGCTGCTCGAGGCGCCGGACCTGAAGAGCCGCGCCGAGACGCTGGTGGCGATCACCGAGATGTCGCTGGCCCGCGACAATGATGATTACGCCCGCACGCTGCAGTAG
- the trxA gene encoding thioredoxin, with the protein MTSNDNPFAAGGNAPAYGSQTVEFGAGTAGGDPAANPLAPAGGALIKETSTAEFQNDVIAESRNQPVLIDFWAPWCGPCKQLTPVLEAAVRKAGGKVKLVKMNIDEHPAIPGQMGIQSIPAVLAFVDGQPVDGFMGAQPESQVQAFIEKLIKTSGGGAQGAAIAEALDQAAQAAAAGDINGAAQIYAMVLQQEPENATAYGGMAGLMADHGQEDRARQMLDQAPETMREAPELQAVRTKLELADKVAQIGDPAALEARLADDPGDHDARFDLAQILNAQGDRDGAAEQLLEIMKADREWREDGARLELLKFFEAWGQTDPATVRARRKLSTMLFR; encoded by the coding sequence ATGACATCGAACGACAACCCATTTGCGGCCGGCGGCAACGCACCGGCATACGGATCGCAGACGGTCGAATTCGGCGCCGGGACGGCGGGCGGCGATCCTGCTGCGAACCCGCTCGCCCCGGCCGGCGGGGCACTTATCAAGGAGACCAGCACCGCCGAATTCCAGAACGACGTGATCGCCGAATCGCGCAACCAGCCGGTGTTGATCGATTTCTGGGCGCCCTGGTGCGGGCCCTGCAAGCAGTTGACGCCGGTGCTCGAGGCGGCTGTCCGGAAGGCCGGCGGCAAGGTCAAGCTGGTCAAGATGAACATCGACGAGCATCCGGCCATTCCGGGGCAGATGGGCATCCAGTCGATCCCGGCCGTGCTCGCCTTCGTCGACGGCCAGCCCGTCGACGGCTTCATGGGCGCGCAGCCCGAAAGCCAGGTGCAGGCCTTCATCGAAAAGCTGATCAAGACCAGCGGTGGCGGCGCGCAGGGCGCGGCGATCGCCGAGGCGCTCGATCAGGCCGCCCAGGCTGCCGCCGCCGGCGACATCAACGGCGCCGCCCAGATCTACGCCATGGTGCTGCAGCAGGAGCCGGAAAACGCGACCGCCTATGGCGGCATGGCCGGCCTGATGGCCGATCACGGTCAGGAGGACAGGGCGCGGCAGATGCTCGACCAGGCGCCCGAGACGATGCGCGAGGCGCCCGAACTGCAGGCGGTGCGCACCAAGCTCGAACTGGCCGACAAGGTTGCCCAGATCGGCGATCCGGCCGCGCTCGAGGCCCGCCTCGCCGACGACCCGGGCGATCACGATGCCCGCTTCGATCTCGCACAGATCCTCAATGCGCAGGGCGATCGCGACGGGGCGGCCGAGCAGCTTCTGGAGATCATGAAGGCCGATCGCGAATGGCGCGAGGACGGCGCGCGCCTCGAACTTCTGAAGTTCTTCGAGGCCTGGGGCCAGACCGATCCTGCGACGGTTCGGGCGCGCCGCAAGCTGTCGACGATGCTGTTTCGCTGA
- a CDS encoding prolyl-tRNA synthetase associated domain-containing protein has translation MTRSQEDTGERTAPLTSDELLAFLERLSIRTETREHPPVFTVAESQALREDIPGGHTKNLFLKDKKGRYFLLTVGETAEIDLKRIHSVIGAQGRVSFGKPEALMELLGVVPGAVTCFGIVNDTDRKVTLIFDEALMAHEIINGHPLRNDATTSIRRADLKRFVEATGHAFTVLNLSGSEAT, from the coding sequence GTGACACGATCGCAAGAGGATACCGGAGAACGCACCGCACCGCTGACATCGGACGAACTGCTGGCCTTTCTGGAGCGGCTCTCGATCCGCACCGAAACGCGCGAGCATCCGCCCGTCTTCACGGTTGCAGAGAGCCAGGCGCTGCGCGAGGACATACCCGGCGGGCACACCAAGAACCTGTTCCTGAAGGACAAGAAGGGCCGCTATTTCCTGCTGACCGTGGGCGAGACGGCCGAGATCGACCTCAAGCGCATCCACTCGGTGATCGGCGCGCAGGGCCGCGTCTCGTTCGGCAAGCCCGAGGCGCTGATGGAACTGCTCGGCGTGGTGCCGGGCGCGGTGACCTGCTTCGGCATCGTCAACGACACGGACCGGAAGGTGACGCTGATCTTTGACGAGGCGCTGATGGCGCACGAGATCATCAACGGCCATCCGCTGCGCAACGATGCGACGACCTCGATCCGGCGCGCGGATCTGAAGCGTTTCGTCGAGGCGACCGGACACGCCTTCACCGTCTTGAATCTGAGTGGTTCAGAGGCGACATAG